In the Kaistella sp. 97-N-M2 genome, one interval contains:
- a CDS encoding GH92 family glycosyl hydrolase, with protein MKIKNYLLPFICFTVPSMNAQNLTSYVNPFVGTKNMGHTFPGATTPFGMVQLSPETNQEPYAIDGKYNPETYRYCSGYQYEDETIFGFSHTHFSGTGHSDLGDFLVMPTVGELRLEPGKAEEPKGGYHSQFSKDTEKASPGFYEVFLKDHGIKAELTATERVGFHKYTFPKSSDSHIILDLMSNIYNYDSKNVWTFVRVENDSTVTGYRETTGWARTRKVFFAMKFSKPFKSYGRKRYEKVEYNGFYRKFNENENFPEFAGRQIRAYFDFDTAENESILIKFALSGVSTSGALKNLEAEIPGWDFEQVKKESAAKWEKELSKIEVETLTENDKRTFYTAMYHTMMSPVLYQDVDGKYLDIDQNIHNAKDFTNYTIFSLWDTYRALHPLYNIIQPKRNNDFIKSMLSHSRHSVHKALPIWSHYANENWCMIGYHAVSVLADAVAKNTTDADLNKMLEASRTSSNLKYYDGIEDYLKYGYVPEDKSDASVSKTLEYAYDDWCIAQLAKKSGDLKTEAEYLKRSESYKNVYNPKSGFMHPKLADGTFKKEFDPMDTHGQGFIEGNAFNYGLYVPQNVPEMIRMMGGKAKFSKHLDEIFTTEIAEKYIEKNEDITRDGIIGNYVHGNEPGHHIPYLYNYTNDAWKTQERVRNIMQKMYSSGVDGLCGNDDAGQMSAWYIFSALGFYPVLPGSDEYQFGSPNVKSAKINLENGKILTIKTQNQAEKNVYVSKITVNGKEVKNHILKHADIANGGEIVFIMSSKHSK; from the coding sequence ATGAAAATAAAAAACTATCTTCTCCCGTTCATTTGTTTCACCGTACCAAGCATGAATGCTCAAAATCTGACTTCCTATGTCAATCCTTTTGTCGGCACGAAAAACATGGGCCACACCTTTCCCGGCGCCACAACGCCGTTCGGAATGGTTCAGCTTTCTCCCGAAACGAATCAGGAACCTTATGCCATCGACGGAAAATACAATCCTGAAACGTACCGTTACTGTTCCGGTTATCAATACGAAGACGAAACGATTTTTGGATTTTCGCACACGCATTTCAGCGGAACGGGACATTCGGATCTGGGCGATTTTTTAGTGATGCCAACAGTAGGGGAACTCCGTTTAGAACCTGGAAAAGCTGAGGAACCAAAAGGCGGTTATCATTCTCAATTTTCGAAAGATACCGAAAAAGCAAGTCCGGGATTTTATGAAGTTTTTTTGAAGGATCATGGAATTAAAGCGGAACTCACCGCCACCGAACGCGTTGGTTTTCACAAATATACTTTTCCGAAATCTTCAGATTCGCATATTATTTTAGATCTGATGTCAAATATTTACAACTATGATTCTAAAAATGTCTGGACTTTTGTTCGGGTGGAAAACGATTCTACTGTAACCGGTTACCGCGAAACGACGGGTTGGGCCAGAACGCGAAAAGTATTTTTCGCCATGAAATTTTCTAAACCCTTTAAAAGTTACGGCAGAAAACGTTACGAGAAAGTAGAATACAACGGCTTTTACCGAAAATTCAACGAAAATGAAAATTTTCCGGAATTTGCAGGGAGACAGATCCGCGCGTACTTCGATTTCGACACGGCGGAAAATGAATCAATCCTTATTAAGTTCGCATTATCCGGCGTTTCTACGTCCGGCGCACTCAAAAACCTGGAAGCTGAAATTCCGGGTTGGGATTTTGAACAGGTTAAAAAGGAAAGTGCTGCCAAATGGGAAAAAGAACTGTCGAAAATTGAAGTTGAAACTCTCACGGAAAACGATAAAAGAACTTTTTACACGGCAATGTATCACACCATGATGTCGCCGGTGCTCTATCAGGATGTCGATGGAAAATACCTGGACATTGATCAGAACATTCACAACGCGAAAGATTTTACCAATTATACCATCTTTTCCCTGTGGGACACGTATCGTGCGCTTCATCCCCTGTACAACATCATTCAACCGAAAAGAAACAACGATTTCATCAAGTCCATGCTCTCGCATTCCCGGCACAGCGTTCATAAAGCTTTGCCGATTTGGAGTCATTATGCAAACGAAAACTGGTGCATGATCGGTTATCACGCGGTTTCAGTTTTAGCAGATGCTGTCGCAAAAAACACAACCGACGCAGATTTAAATAAAATGCTGGAAGCAAGCCGCACTTCTTCCAATTTGAAATATTATGATGGAATTGAAGATTATCTGAAGTACGGTTACGTTCCGGAAGATAAAAGCGATGCTTCCGTATCCAAAACTTTGGAATATGCTTATGACGACTGGTGTATTGCGCAACTGGCGAAAAAATCCGGCGATCTAAAAACGGAAGCGGAATATTTAAAACGCAGTGAAAGTTATAAAAACGTTTACAATCCAAAATCCGGATTTATGCATCCGAAACTTGCCGACGGAACTTTTAAAAAAGAATTCGATCCCATGGATACGCACGGACAGGGATTTATTGAAGGTAATGCTTTTAACTATGGCTTGTATGTTCCGCAAAATGTTCCCGAAATGATCAGAATGATGGGCGGAAAAGCAAAATTCTCCAAACATCTGGATGAAATTTTCACCACCGAAATTGCAGAAAAATATATCGAAAAAAACGAAGACATTACACGCGACGGAATTATCGGGAATTATGTTCACGGCAACGAACCGGGCCATCATATTCCTTACCTTTATAATTATACAAATGACGCGTGGAAAACGCAGGAGCGCGTCAGAAACATTATGCAGAAAATGTATTCGTCCGGCGTGGACGGACTTTGCGGAAACGATGATGCCGGACAAATGAGCGCGTGGTATATTTTTTCAGCGCTGGGATTTTATCCCGTTTTGCCGGGTTCCGACGAATATCAGTTCGGCTCGCCCAACGTAAAATCGGCGAAGATCAATTTAGAAAACGGCAAAATTTTAACCATCAAAACCCAAAACCAGGCGGAGAAAAATGTGTACGTTTCAAAAATAACGGTAAATGGGAAAGAAGTCAAAAATCACATTTTGAAGCATGCAGATATCGCGAATGGCGGCGAAATCGTTTTTATAATGAGCTCAAAACATTCAAAATAA
- a CDS encoding C40 family peptidase → MNKGICTVSVAPLRAENSHQSEMTSQLLYGETFDYIKIQGSFAKIKADFDAYEGWISTNQITEISAEDFAHRTTNILTNTVGFYDLVEGKTLLSLGSELATGNKKELNAPTSENIGETAQLFLNVPYLWSGRSFFGVDCSGFVQLIYKIHGIALPRDSAQQAEIGHVLSFVEESKPGDLAFFEDSEGIITHVGLLLNQEEIIHAHGKVRIDLLDSTGIFNRDLNQHTHKLRFLRSVF, encoded by the coding sequence ATGAATAAAGGAATTTGTACAGTTTCAGTCGCACCGCTTCGTGCAGAGAATTCGCATCAGTCCGAAATGACGTCCCAACTTCTGTATGGAGAAACTTTTGACTATATAAAAATTCAGGGCAGTTTTGCGAAAATAAAAGCGGACTTCGATGCGTATGAAGGTTGGATTTCCACGAATCAAATCACAGAAATTTCCGCTGAAGATTTTGCACACAGAACGACAAACATACTTACAAATACGGTTGGATTTTATGATCTGGTGGAAGGCAAAACGCTGCTTTCTTTGGGAAGCGAGCTCGCCACGGGAAATAAAAAAGAACTGAACGCGCCCACATCTGAAAATATCGGCGAAACAGCCCAGCTTTTTCTGAATGTGCCTTATCTGTGGAGCGGCCGAAGTTTTTTCGGAGTCGACTGCAGCGGTTTTGTGCAGTTGATCTATAAAATTCACGGCATTGCTTTACCGCGGGATTCTGCACAGCAGGCGGAAATTGGACATGTTTTGAGTTTTGTGGAGGAAAGCAAACCCGGCGATCTGGCTTTTTTTGAAGATTCGGAGGGCATTATAACGCATGTTGGACTGCTGTTGAACCAGGAAGAAATCATTCACGCTCACGGAAAAGTGCGCATCGATCTGCTGGACTCCACTGGTATTTTCAATAGAGATTTGAATCAGCACACGCACAAGTTGCGCTTTTTGCGAAGTGTGTTTTAA
- a CDS encoding O-methyltransferase, with product MSFFEEQCPEMDRYLENRASAEPDILKRLRRETFQKTTQPHMISGYQQGRLLTIISKMTQPKNILEIGTFTGYATLCLAEGLSKEGKITTLDVNEELAYLPRKYFRESEFATQIDFQMKDAKTFLEETEEIFDLVFIDADKENYPEYFKLIKPKIKSGSVILFDNVLWYGKVLDENSKQISTQKIQELNDSVAKDEDFENLILPLRDGVNLIRKR from the coding sequence ATGAGTTTTTTTGAAGAGCAATGCCCGGAAATGGATCGGTACCTCGAAAATCGCGCGTCCGCAGAACCTGATATTTTGAAAAGACTCCGCAGAGAAACTTTTCAAAAAACCACGCAGCCACACATGATTTCCGGATATCAGCAGGGACGATTGCTGACGATCATTTCGAAAATGACGCAGCCCAAAAACATTCTGGAAATAGGAACTTTCACGGGTTACGCTACTTTATGTCTGGCAGAAGGTTTATCGAAAGAGGGAAAGATCACGACTTTGGATGTGAACGAAGAGTTGGCTTATTTGCCCCGAAAGTATTTTAGAGAAAGCGAGTTTGCCACCCAAATCGATTTTCAGATGAAAGATGCGAAAACTTTTTTGGAGGAAACCGAAGAAATTTTCGATCTCGTATTCATCGATGCGGACAAAGAAAATTATCCGGAATATTTTAAACTCATCAAGCCCAAAATAAAATCCGGCTCTGTTATTTTATTTGATAATGTGCTGTGGTACGGAAAGGTTTTGGACGAAAATTCAAAGCAGATTTCCACGCAGAAAATACAGGAACTTAACGATTCGGTGGCAAAAGATGAGGATTTCGAAAATCTTATTTTACCTTTGCGCGACGGCGTTAATTTAATCCGGAAAAGATAA
- a CDS encoding PspC family transcriptional regulator yields the protein MLNNLRHKMERQWFGVLTRMGAKLGIPVSKLRVFFIYSTFATAGVFFLIYLGLAFTLWIKDMFITRRPSVFDL from the coding sequence ATGCTGAACAATCTTCGTCATAAAATGGAAAGGCAATGGTTTGGCGTCCTCACACGCATGGGCGCAAAACTCGGCATCCCCGTGTCGAAACTGCGCGTCTTTTTCATCTACTCCACTTTCGCGACCGCCGGCGTTTTCTTTTTAATCTATTTGGGTCTTGCCTTTACCCTTTGGATCAAAGATATGTTTATTACGCGACGACCGAGTGTTTTCGATCTGTAG
- a CDS encoding DUF4173 domain-containing protein, translated as MKKYHLILLSTVLFITLFYGETPGINVGILGVVYTVLTFFKTWNERRTKSFFAVFALSILSSFAFAYYGDLVSLVAVLTSLFLLAFLSEKGDLKSILVIPVFITNFITFIYCVFQVQEWLPKTTTSAGCQKFVSVVLIPVLFLLIFFGIYSLGSDHFSNLFTAFEFDFDFWQFLGIGLAGFFLGFNFWNFKIYRFIFTANHHLKNDFVNEDKIRSSTYAFLPADAERKSGIISLFILNVLLFIFILTFNYEQFVEVAKTPNQLSAETHERVNAVILSIIMAIVVILFYFKGNFNFDEKAGLLKILAKIWIAMNIILVLSAAAKNAEYILKLGVTYKRLGVYAFLILCVIGLIVTFLKIQRQKTNAFLFNHMIWYFYGTVLVCSFINWGGIATRYNLDAGKGTYDFLSTFNFNDEILRQKFPDKIDLNFRAREPKYGTFLSENLYNQTLKIP; from the coding sequence ATGAAAAAATACCATTTAATCCTGCTCTCAACCGTCCTGTTTATTACGCTGTTCTACGGCGAAACGCCCGGCATTAATGTTGGAATTCTGGGTGTCGTTTACACGGTGCTTACGTTTTTTAAAACATGGAATGAACGCCGGACAAAATCTTTTTTCGCCGTTTTTGCGCTGAGCATTTTATCCAGTTTTGCCTTTGCGTATTATGGCGACTTGGTCTCTCTGGTCGCCGTTTTGACTTCTCTTTTTCTGCTCGCTTTCCTGTCTGAAAAAGGAGATTTAAAATCTATTCTAGTGATTCCGGTGTTTATTACCAATTTCATCACGTTTATCTACTGCGTTTTTCAGGTGCAGGAGTGGCTGCCGAAAACGACCACATCCGCAGGCTGCCAGAAATTTGTTTCGGTTGTCTTGATTCCCGTCCTCTTTCTTCTCATCTTCTTCGGGATTTATTCCCTCGGCAGCGACCATTTTTCAAACCTTTTCACCGCTTTCGAATTCGATTTTGATTTTTGGCAGTTTCTCGGTATCGGCCTTGCGGGATTTTTTCTGGGTTTCAACTTCTGGAATTTTAAAATTTACCGCTTTATCTTTACGGCGAACCATCATTTAAAAAACGACTTCGTGAACGAAGACAAAATTCGCTCTTCCACTTATGCTTTTCTACCGGCAGATGCAGAGCGGAAAAGCGGAATTATTTCTCTGTTTATTCTGAACGTTCTGCTTTTTATTTTCATTCTCACTTTTAACTATGAACAGTTTGTCGAGGTTGCAAAAACACCAAATCAGCTTTCTGCTGAAACCCATGAACGTGTAAACGCCGTCATTCTTTCGATCATCATGGCCATCGTTGTCATCCTTTTTTACTTTAAAGGTAATTTCAATTTTGATGAAAAGGCGGGACTACTGAAAATTCTGGCTAAAATCTGGATCGCCATGAACATCATCCTCGTGCTTTCCGCCGCCGCCAAAAACGCCGAATATATTTTGAAGCTGGGCGTTACGTACAAACGTTTGGGCGTGTATGCCTTTCTTATTTTATGCGTGATTGGCTTAATAGTTACTTTTTTAAAAATTCAACGCCAAAAAACAAACGCTTTTCTTTTTAACCACATGATTTGGTATTTCTATGGAACAGTTTTGGTTTGCAGTTTTATAAATTGGGGTGGAATTGCGACGCGTTATAACCTCGACGCCGGCAAAGGAACTTACGATTTCCTTTCCACTTTTAATTTTAACGATGAGATTTTAAGGCAAAAATTCCCCGATAAAATCGATTTGAATTTTCGCGCAAGAGAACCCAAATACGGAACTTTTCTGTCCGAAAATCTCTATAACCAAACCTTAAAAATTCCCTAA
- a CDS encoding N-acetyltransferase: MEYIQVTSFDDFGTAEIFKSYCETFPEDERRSEAQFRSLLTNPKAKVFSVLKDLKNIGYLVSWELTNFVFVEHFEIFSEFRSLKYGSEIIGDLFKNYSHIVLEVEPESQGEDAKRRIGFYERNGFHIIDENYVQPCYEHGKNDLDLWLLANWEPDNVQFVKEEIYDVVYCF; encoded by the coding sequence ATGGAATATATTCAGGTGACCTCTTTCGATGATTTCGGCACAGCGGAAATCTTCAAATCCTATTGCGAGACTTTTCCCGAAGATGAAAGACGCAGCGAAGCGCAGTTCCGCAGTCTTTTGACGAACCCGAAAGCCAAAGTTTTTTCAGTTTTAAAGGACCTGAAAAATATTGGTTATCTCGTCTCCTGGGAACTCACGAACTTTGTATTTGTGGAGCATTTCGAAATTTTCTCTGAGTTCCGCAGTTTAAAGTACGGTTCGGAAATCATTGGCGACCTTTTTAAAAATTATTCCCACATCGTTTTGGAAGTTGAGCCCGAAAGTCAGGGTGAGGACGCCAAAAGAAGAATTGGATTTTACGAACGGAACGGCTTCCACATCATCGACGAAAATTACGTACAGCCGTGTTACGAGCATGGAAAAAACGATTTGGATCTTTGGCTTCTCGCGAACTGGGAACCTGATAATGTGCAGTTTGTGAAGGAAGAAATTTATGATGTTGTTTACTGTTTTTAA
- the tilS gene encoding tRNA lysidine(34) synthetase TilS: protein MLNNRTFQQSLAQLQPSFREEKFLLAVSGGADSMVLLHLFKATNLNFEVAHVNYKLRGDDSEEDEELVRRISKKNKIPFHLYKVSDNEEKPENSIQEWARDLRYRFFRKIQREEKLKFLVSAHHLNDELETFIINLSKAAGIKGLSGIPANDNNILRPLLRFSKEEIYAFAKENKIEFREDASNQKSDYLRNRIRNEIVPSLTEINENFLENFAKSLSYLNQTKEFVQEKILAIENDIIKPKDDSFLIQKKNFLSQSDFVQFEILRKFGFNSLEEINKIKEAETGKIFISRDWQILIDREIVCLKRLNNTGGKDSVKEVVLTVNEAHQIVFPEEQKTEIEVLGTCTWKIDADKVQFPLKLRRKKTGDLFYPRGMKGRKKISKFFKDEKIPIFAQQKIWLLCDAQDEVLGILPFRQDRRFAADQKTAQVIRVKL, encoded by the coding sequence TTGCTAAACAACAGGACTTTTCAGCAATCTCTGGCGCAACTTCAGCCATCGTTCCGTGAAGAAAAATTTCTGCTTGCTGTAAGCGGAGGCGCCGATTCGATGGTATTGTTACACTTATTTAAAGCGACAAATTTAAATTTTGAAGTTGCGCACGTTAATTATAAGTTACGCGGAGATGATTCCGAGGAAGATGAAGAGCTCGTGCGGAGAATCTCTAAAAAAAACAAGATTCCCTTTCATCTTTACAAAGTTTCAGACAACGAGGAAAAACCCGAAAACTCCATCCAAGAATGGGCAAGAGATCTGCGGTATCGATTTTTCAGAAAAATTCAGCGAGAAGAAAAGCTGAAGTTTCTAGTCTCCGCCCATCATTTAAATGACGAGCTGGAAACCTTTATAATCAATCTTTCAAAAGCCGCGGGGATTAAAGGTTTAAGCGGAATTCCGGCGAACGACAATAACATTTTGCGTCCGCTTCTGCGTTTTTCTAAGGAAGAAATTTACGCGTTTGCGAAGGAAAACAAAATTGAATTTCGCGAAGATGCTTCCAACCAAAAGAGCGATTATTTGCGCAACAGGATCCGAAACGAGATCGTGCCGTCGCTGACGGAAATCAACGAAAATTTTTTAGAAAATTTCGCGAAAAGCCTCTCCTATTTGAATCAAACCAAAGAATTTGTTCAGGAAAAAATCTTGGCGATCGAAAATGACATCATTAAACCAAAAGACGACAGTTTCCTTATTCAAAAGAAAAACTTCCTTAGTCAAAGCGATTTTGTGCAGTTCGAAATCCTGCGCAAATTTGGCTTTAACAGTTTGGAAGAAATCAACAAGATTAAAGAAGCCGAAACAGGCAAAATTTTTATCAGCCGCGATTGGCAAATCCTCATCGATCGCGAAATCGTATGTCTTAAAAGATTAAATAATACCGGTGGAAAAGATTCTGTAAAAGAAGTTGTTTTAACGGTAAATGAAGCCCATCAAATTGTTTTCCCGGAAGAACAGAAAACCGAAATCGAAGTCTTGGGAACCTGTACGTGGAAAATTGATGCCGATAAAGTTCAGTTTCCGTTAAAATTACGGCGAAAAAAAACTGGCGACCTTTTTTATCCCCGCGGCATGAAGGGCCGGAAAAAAATTTCGAAGTTTTTTAAGGATGAAAAAATCCCTATTTTTGCGCAGCAAAAAATTTGGCTCCTTTGCGACGCGCAGGATGAAGTTTTAGGAATTCTTCCCTTTCGTCAGGACCGAAGGTTTGCAGCAGATCAAAAAACTGCACAGGTTATCAGAGTAAAATTATAG
- a CDS encoding transcriptional regulator produces the protein MININNLNKEFESRVRLGIMSVLMVNDWVDFTEMKNLLEVTDGNLASHSTALEKSKYIEVKKEFVGKKPKTSYRVTQNGRKAFAEHLAGLEKLLGN, from the coding sequence ATGATCAATATTAATAATCTCAACAAAGAATTCGAAAGCCGCGTCAGGTTGGGCATTATGTCCGTTTTAATGGTGAACGACTGGGTTGATTTTACGGAAATGAAAAATCTGTTGGAGGTTACCGACGGCAATTTGGCGAGCCACAGCACCGCGTTGGAAAAATCGAAATATATTGAGGTGAAAAAAGAGTTTGTGGGAAAAAAGCCCAAAACATCATACCGCGTCACACAGAATGGCAGAAAAGCCTTTGCAGAACATCTTGCGGGCCTGGAAAAACTCTTGGGAAATTAA
- a CDS encoding OmpA family protein translates to MNIGKIGAILGTAVLLTSCVSQKKFDALNENYNQCITNVGERQREIQDLKGVNSGLASENALLKGQNDALKTSLDACLSNSGKGSANIDKLIGEINSSNKYIKQLISTNSKNDSLNLALSNKLKRSLDNIADNDVQVKVLKGVVLISLSDNMLYKTGDYNVLPAAQDVLGKVAKVINDYDTYSVLIEGNTDNVPLNSNTLPKDNWDLSALRATSMAKILQTKFGVNPSRITAGGRSEYNPKTTNASVSGRAENRRTEIIIMPKLDEFMKLMDIAPVKN, encoded by the coding sequence ATGAACATAGGAAAAATCGGAGCAATTTTGGGAACGGCAGTCCTGCTGACCTCCTGCGTGAGCCAGAAAAAGTTTGACGCGCTGAACGAAAACTACAACCAGTGTATCACCAATGTTGGCGAAAGACAACGTGAAATTCAGGATTTAAAAGGCGTGAATTCAGGTCTTGCGAGCGAAAACGCTTTGCTGAAAGGCCAAAACGATGCGCTGAAAACCTCGCTTGATGCCTGTTTATCCAACAGCGGAAAAGGTTCTGCCAATATCGATAAGTTAATTGGCGAAATTAACTCGTCCAACAAATACATCAAACAACTGATTTCTACAAATTCGAAAAACGACAGTTTGAATTTGGCTTTATCCAACAAGTTGAAACGTTCTTTGGATAACATCGCAGATAACGATGTTCAGGTGAAAGTTTTGAAAGGAGTGGTTTTAATTTCTCTATCCGACAATATGTTGTACAAAACGGGAGATTACAATGTTTTACCTGCAGCGCAGGATGTTTTAGGAAAAGTTGCGAAAGTAATCAACGATTATGATACGTATTCCGTATTGATCGAAGGAAACACCGATAATGTTCCTTTGAATTCCAATACTTTACCAAAAGACAACTGGGATCTTTCTGCCTTGAGAGCAACATCGATGGCGAAAATTCTGCAGACCAAATTCGGTGTGAATCCTTCCAGAATTACCGCGGGCGGACGTAGCGAGTACAACCCGAAAACGACGAACGCTTCAGTTTCCGGAAGAGCGGAAAACAGAAGAACAGAAATCATCATCATGCCAAAACTTGATGAATTTATGAAATTGATGGATATTGCACCGGTGAAAAACTAA
- a CDS encoding protein-disulfide reductase DsbD family protein, with translation MKFKNWLILLVLFLFQGITAQIKDPVKFKYNINSLPNNEYEAVLTATIEKDWHIYSKDLPPDSGIPTEMKLTSKEGIDLIGKVLEVGKKHDEFSEAFGAQIVYYSDLVQFKQKFKLKNNAKAANVTAEITYQTCNDRVCLAPNTLEFEQKVSAAASAPVTSEENTAAENIAPTSDSAMSSAAPENVNSVSAAAPKQEGLKVASLDFASPQTDCGIVQEQNSENLWMYLLLGFFGGLIALLTPCVFPMIPLTVSFFTKGSTDKAKGKRDAIIYGFFILLIFVLLSVPFHIIDGIAGNIFNEISTSVWLNITFFIIFIFFAGSFFGYYDITLPSSIANKSSRAEDAGGIIGIFFMALTLVIVSFSCTGPILGSLLGSAVTGSSNVPMLLTFALAGFGLSWAIVFGLLALFPQALQSLPKSGGWMNTVKVVLGFIELGLALKFLSKADLVSKTFFLKRELFIVIWILISIALVLYLFGKIRFPHDDKKAKISLTRKIVGVLGIGFVIYLIQGLFPAERPKLQYLSGILPPINVSYLHDEKDGILGMHPAHDYFEAIELAKKENKPVLIDFTGYGCENCRKMEEFVWSEPDILPILQNEIILASLYVDDKEALPESEQTSIDMGNGQKKRSKQLVINGVCSSRLILIIIRSRIMFWFLQREK, from the coding sequence ATGAAATTCAAAAACTGGCTTATCCTTCTTGTTCTCTTTCTCTTTCAGGGAATTACGGCGCAAATTAAAGATCCCGTTAAATTCAAGTATAACATCAATTCGCTGCCGAATAACGAATATGAAGCCGTTTTAACGGCGACCATCGAGAAGGACTGGCATATTTATTCGAAAGATCTGCCGCCGGATTCCGGCATTCCAACTGAAATGAAACTCACGTCCAAAGAAGGCATTGACCTCATTGGAAAGGTGCTGGAAGTAGGAAAGAAACACGATGAGTTCTCGGAAGCATTCGGTGCGCAGATCGTTTACTATTCGGATCTGGTCCAGTTTAAACAGAAATTCAAACTTAAAAATAACGCAAAAGCAGCAAATGTTACGGCTGAAATAACGTATCAAACCTGTAACGACCGCGTTTGTCTGGCGCCGAATACGTTGGAATTTGAGCAGAAAGTGAGCGCCGCCGCATCGGCTCCTGTAACTTCAGAAGAAAACACCGCTGCGGAAAACATCGCTCCAACTTCAGATAGTGCAATGTCTTCTGCAGCACCGGAAAATGTGAATTCTGTTTCCGCTGCTGCGCCAAAACAGGAAGGTCTGAAAGTCGCATCTTTGGATTTCGCCAGCCCCCAAACGGATTGTGGCATTGTACAGGAGCAAAATTCCGAAAATCTTTGGATGTACCTGCTTCTCGGCTTTTTCGGCGGGTTGATCGCGTTGCTCACGCCTTGCGTTTTCCCCATGATTCCGTTAACGGTTTCTTTCTTTACGAAAGGTTCCACCGACAAAGCAAAAGGGAAAAGAGACGCCATTATTTATGGTTTTTTCATCCTTTTAATCTTTGTTTTGCTCAGCGTTCCCTTCCATATTATCGATGGAATTGCGGGGAATATTTTTAATGAGATCTCCACAAGCGTCTGGCTGAACATCACCTTCTTTATCATCTTTATATTTTTTGCGGGAAGCTTTTTTGGATATTACGACATCACCTTGCCGAGTTCCATCGCGAATAAATCGTCGCGCGCCGAAGATGCGGGCGGAATTATCGGAATTTTCTTCATGGCGTTAACTTTGGTTATCGTTTCTTTCTCGTGTACGGGCCCAATTTTAGGAAGTTTGTTAGGAAGCGCCGTCACGGGATCTTCCAATGTTCCGATGTTGTTGACGTTCGCTTTGGCAGGATTTGGCTTAAGCTGGGCCATTGTTTTTGGCTTGCTCGCTTTATTTCCGCAGGCTTTGCAAAGTTTACCGAAATCCGGTGGCTGGATGAATACAGTGAAAGTAGTTTTAGGATTCATTGAACTGGGATTAGCACTGAAATTTTTGTCGAAAGCCGATCTGGTGTCGAAAACATTTTTCCTGAAAAGAGAACTGTTTATCGTGATCTGGATTCTAATTTCTATCGCCTTGGTGCTTTATTTATTCGGAAAAATCAGATTTCCGCACGATGATAAAAAAGCTAAAATTTCTTTAACGAGAAAAATAGTGGGCGTCCTCGGAATTGGGTTTGTAATTTATCTTATTCAGGGACTATTTCCCGCAGAACGCCCGAAACTGCAATATTTAAGTGGCATTTTGCCGCCCATCAACGTGAGTTATCTGCACGACGAAAAAGATGGAATTTTAGGAATGCATCCGGCGCATGATTATTTCGAAGCCATCGAACTGGCGAAAAAAGAAAATAAACCTGTCCTTATCGACTTCACGGGATATGGTTGCGAAAACTGCCGGAAAATGGAAGAATTCGTCTGGAGCGAACCCGACATTCTGCCGATCTTACAAAACGAAATTATCCTGGCGTCTCTTTACGTTGATGATAAAGAAGCCCTGCCGGAAAGCGAGCAAACGTCGATCGACATGGGGAACGGGCAGAAAAAAAGATCAAAACAATTGGTGATAAATGGAGTTTGTTCCAGCAGATTAATTTTAATAATAATTCGCAGCCGCATTATGTTTTGGTTTCTCCAGAGGGAAAAGTGA